DNA from Streptomyces luteogriseus:
GCGGACGGCGGTGATCACCCGTACCGGCGACGACCCCTTCGGCACCTACCTCCACGAGGCCCTGCGGGGCTTCGGCGTGGACGACCGCTGGGTCACCCCGGTCCCCGGCCTGCCCACACCGGTCACCTTCTGCGAGGTCTTCCCGCCGGACGACTTCCCGCTGTACTTCTACCGGCAGCCCAAGGCGCCCGACCTGGAGATCGACGCCCACGAGCTCGACCTCGACGCCATCCGCGGAGCCCGGGTCTTCTGGGTCACGGGCACGGGCCTGAGCGAGGAACCCAGCCGCACGGCGACCCTCGCGGCCCTCGCCCACCGCGCCAAGGCCGGCACCACGGTCTTCGACCTCGACTGGCGGCCCATGTTCTGGAACGACCCGGACGCGGCCCGCCCCTTCTACACGGAGGCCCTGCGCCACTCCACCGTCGCCGTCGGCAACCTCGACGAGGTGGAGGTCGCCACCGGCGTGCGCGAACCCCACGCCGCCGCCCGCGCCCTCCTGGACGCCGGTGTCGAGCTGGCCGTCGTCAAACAGGGTCCCAAGGGCGTCCTCGCGGTGAACAGCGCCGGCGAGAGCGCCGAGGTCCCGCCGCTGCCGGTGAACGTCCTCAACGGCCTCGGCGCCGGCGACGCCTTCGGCGGCTCACTCGTTCACGGCCTGCTGGCCGGCCGGGACCTGGAGACGGTCATGCGGCACGCCAACGCCGCCGGCGCCATCGTCGCCTCCCGCCTGGAGTGCTCCTCCGCGATGCCCACGCCGGACGAGATCGAGGCGGCCGTCACCGCGGGGGCCGTCCAGTGACCGTCGACGTCTCCGAACTCGTCCGCCTGCGCAGCCACCGCCCGGAGGCCATCGCCGAGGCAGCCGCCCGCCGCCCCCGCCGGCCGCTGCTGAACGGCGACGGCCGCCTGATGATCGTCGCCGCCGACCACCCGGCCCGCGGTGCCCTCGGCGTCGGCGGCCGTCCCCTGGCCATGGCCAACCGCGCCGACCTCCTCGAACGCCTCTGCCTGGCCCTGTCCCGCCCCGGCGTGGACGGCGTCCTCGCCACCGCCGACATCCTCGACGACCTGCTCCTGCTCGGCGCCCTCGACGGCAAGGTCGTCCTCGGCTCGATGAACCGCGGCGGCCTCCAGGGCGCCCGCTTCGAACTCGACGACCGCTTCACCGGCCACCGCCCCGAGGACATCGAGCGCCTCGGCTTCGACGCGGGCAAGCTGCTCCTGCGCATCGACTACGACGACCCGGGCTCGCTGACCACCCTGGAGTCCACCGCCCGGGCCGTCGACGCCATGGCCGCCCGGCGACTCCCCGTCTTCGTCGAGCCGTTCATCAGCCACCGCGACGAGCGGGGCCGGCTCCGCAACGACCTCTCCGCCGAGGCCGTGACCAAGTCGATCGCCATCGCCTCGGGTCTCGGCGGCAGTTCGGCCTACACCTGGCTGAAGGTCCCGGTCACCGACAACCCCGACGACATGGCCGAGGTCATGGCCGCCTCCACGCTGCCCGCCGTGCTGCTGGGCGGGGAGGTGGGCGACGATCAGGACGGGGCCTACGAGAAATGGCGCGGCGCCCTTCGACTGCCCACCGTGCGCGGGCTGGTCGTGGGACGTTCGTTGCTGTACCCGGCGGACGGAGACGTGGCCGCCGCCGTGGACACCGCCGTCGGACTGCTGTGAGGGCCGCCTCATGACCATCCACACCTTCACCACGGGCGACAGCACAGAAGACCGAGCGTTCCCACTCCCGGGCAGGTCCCGGGCCCAGATCGCCTCCGGCGCGGGAGGCCGCTTTGCTTTGGCAGGAGCGAAGAGCGAGCGACAACTCCCCGCCCGCTACGGCCCCGCGCCGGAGGTCCCCCACGCGAGGTGTACGCGGTCTCCCCGGGTGAACGCCCGTCGTGGCCGTCGCGTATCCGTGAGAACCCAGAGGGAGGGACACCGATGACCTCGACGACGAGGCTGACGGTCGCACAGGCACTCGTGCGGTTCCTGTCCGTCCAGTACACCGAACGCGACGGCGTCCGGCAGCGGCTCATCGGCGCCACCTGGGGCATCTTCGGCCACGGCAACGTCGCCGGCATCGGCCAGGCGCTCCTCGAGCACGCCGAGCGGATGCCCTACCACCAAGGCCGCAACGAACAGGCCATGGTGCACGCGGCGGTCGGCTACGCCCGCCAGTCGAACCGCCTGTCCACCCACGCGGTCACGACCTCCATCGGCCCGGGCGCCACCAACCTCGTCACCGGCGCCGCCCTCGCGACCATCAACCACCTGCCGGTGCTGCTCCTGCCCGGCGACATCTTCGCGACCCGGCCCGCCGACCCGGTCCTCCAGCAGCTCGAAGTGCCGTACGCGGGCGACGTGTCGGTCAACGACTGCCTGCGCCCGGTGTCGAGGTACTTCGACCGGATCACCCGGCCCGAGGCCCTGATCCCCTCGGCGCTGAACGCGATGCGCGTCCTCACCGACCCCGTCGAGACCGGCGCCGTCACCCTCGCCCTGCCCCAGGACGTGCAGGCCGAGGCGTACGACTGGCCCGAGGAGTTCTTCACCGAGCGGGTCTGGACCGTACGGCGTCCCGGCGCCGACCCGGCGGAACTGGCCGAGGCGGTACGGATCATCCGCTCGGCGAAGAGGCCCCTGGTCATCGCGGGCGGCGGCGTCCACCACAGTCGCGCCGAGGAGGCCCTCGCCGAGTTCGCCGGGACCACCGGCATACCGGTCGCCTCAACCCAGGCCGGCAAGGGTTCCCTGCGCCACGACCACCCCCAGGACGTCGGCGGCGTCGGTCACACCGGCACCGCCACCGCGGACGAACTCGCCCGCACCGCCGACCTGGTGATCGGCGTCGGTACCCGCTACACCGACTTCACCACCGCCTCCGGCACGCTGTTCAGCAACCCCGACGTCCGGTTCCTCAACCTCAACATCGCGCCCTACGACGGCCACAAGCTCGCCGGGCAGCCCCTGGTCGCCGACGCCCGCAGCGGCCTCCAGGAGCTCACCGGCGCCCTCCGGCTGCACGCGTACCGGGTCGCCGGCACCTACGCCACCGAGTACACCGAGGACAAGGAGCGCTGGGAGCAGCGCGTCGACGCCTGCTACGAGGTGGACGAACCGGACACCCGCCCGACTCAGCCGCAGGTCCTCGGCGCCCTGGACGAGATCGCCGACGCGTCGGACATCCTGATCAACGCCGCCGGCTCCCTCCCCGGCGACCTGCACAAACTGTGGCGGACCCGGTCGCCCGACCAGTACCACCTGGAATACGGATACTCCTGCATGGGCTACGAGATCCCGGCGGCCATCGGCGTGAAGCTGGCCGCTCCCGACCGGCCGGTGTGGGCGCTGGTCGGCGACGGCACGTACCTGATGATGCCGACGGAGATCGTCACGGCCGTGCAGGAGGGCGTCGCGATCAAGGTCTTGATCATCCAGAACCACGGCTACGCGTCCATCGGCGGCCTGTCGGAGTCGGTGGGCGGGGAGCGGTTCGGCACCGCCTACCGCTACCCGTCCGAGGACGGCTCGTACACCGGGCGGCCGCTGCCCGTGGACCTCGCCGCCAACGCGGCCAGCCTCGGCATGCGCGTGCTGCGCGCGAAGACCGTTCGGGACCTGCGGGAGGCCCTCGCCGAGGCCCGGGCGGCCGACACTCCCACATGTGTCTACGTCGAGACCCAAACGGCAGACACAGTGTCGGGCGCGCCTCCGGCCCAGGCCTGGTGGGATGTACCCGTGGCCGAGACCGCGACACGGCCGTCCGCGGTCAAGGCACGCGAGCTGTACGAACGGCACGTCTCCACCCGACGCCGCCATCTGTGAAGGAGTTCCCGGCCATGACGAAGATCGTCAACCACTGGATCGGCGGCAAGACCGTCGAAGGCGCCTCGGGCACGTACGGGCCGGTGACCGATCCGGCGACCGGCGAGGTGACGACGAAGGTCGCGTTCGCCTCGGTCGACGAGGTGGACGCGGCGGTCGCCGCCGCCAAGGAGGCCTACCTGACCTGGGGCCAGTCCTCGCTGGCCCAGCGCACCTCGATCCTCTTCGCGTTCCGCGCGCTGCTGGACGCCAACCGGGACGCGATCGCCGAGCTGATCACCGCCGAGCACGGCAAGGTGCACAGTGACGCGCTCGGCGAGGTCGCCCGCGGCCTGGAGATCGTCGACCTGGCCTGCGGCATCAGCGTGCAGCTGAAGGGCGAGCTGTCCACGCAGGTCGCCAGCCGCGTCGACGTCGCCTCGATCCGCCAGCCGCTCGGTGTCGTCGCGGGCATCACCCCGTTCAACTTCCCGGCGATGGTGCCGATGTGGATGTTCCCCATCGCCATCGCGTGCGGCAACACCTTCGTGCTGAAGCCGTCCGAGAAGGACCCGTCGGCCTCGCTGAAGATCGCCGAGCTGCTGTCCGAGGCGGGTCTGCCCGACGGCGTCTTCAACGTCGTCCACGGCGACAAGGTGGCCGTCGACCGCCTGCTGGAGCACCCGGACGTCAAGGCCGTCTCCTTCGTCGGCTCGACCCCGATCGCCCGCTACATCCACACCACCGCCTCCGCCAACGGCAAGCGCGTGCAGGCCCTGGGCGGCGCCAAGAACCACATGCTCGTCCTGCCCGACGCCGACCTCGACGCGGCCGCCGACGCCGCCGTGTCGGCCGCCTACGGCTCCGCCGGCGAGCGCTGCATGGCCATCTCCGCGGTCGTCGCGGTCGGCTCGATCGGCGACGAACTGGTGGAGAAGATCCGCGAGCGCGCCGAGAAGATCAAGATCGGCCCCGGCAACGACCCGGCCTCCGAGATGGGCCCGCTCATCACCAAGGTCCACCGCGACAAGGTCGCCTCCTACGTCGAGGGCGCGGCGGCCGAGGGCTGCGAGGTCGTCCTGGACGGCACCGGCCACACCGTCGACGGCTTCGAGAACGGCCACTGGATCGGCATCTCGCTGCTCGACAGGGTGCCCACGTCCGCCAAGGCCTACCAGGACGAGATCTTCGGCCCGGTGCTGACCGTGCTGCGCACCGAGACCTACGAGGAGGCCCTGGACCTCATCAACGCCTCGCCGTTCGGCAACGGCACCGCGATCTTCACCCGGGACGGCGGCGCGGCCCGGCGCTTCCAGCTGGAGGTCGAGGCCGGCATGGTCGGCGTCAACGTCCCGATCCCGGTCCCCGTCGGCTACCACTCCTTCGGCGGCTGGAAGGACTCGCTCTTCGGCGACCACCACATCTACGGCAACGACGGCACGCACTTCTACACCCGCGGCAAGGTCGTCACCACCCGCTGGCCCGACCCGGCCGACGCCCCCGCGGGCGTGGACCTGGGCTTCCCGCGCAACCACTGAGGCGCCGGCCGAGAGTTTTTTCCGGGGGCTCCCTGCGGTTACCGCAGGGAGCCCCCGCCCTGTTCCCGTCGCCCTCCGCTTCCCAAAACAGCAGCGAAGGTGTGATTCTGCTGCGGATTTCGTAGGCAAACAGCCATTGACGTGCGACTTTCGTCGGGGTGTGATGCTGCGCAGTTCACCGCCGAACCGATGGGAACCGCCGCATGACCGACACGCTCCGCCCCGTCGAGACCACCGTCGCCGAGGCGCCGGACAGTCACCCCGGGAAGCTCAAGCGCTCCATCGGAGTCGTCGGCGGCACCCTCCTCACCCTCTCCTGCGTGACCCCCGCCTCCACTCTGTTCGTGGTGGTCCCCGACCTGTTCGGCTCCCTCGGCACCGCCACCGCCCTCACCATCGCCGTCGGCTCGCTGCTCTGCGTCGCGGTGGCGTTCTGCTACTCGGAGCTGGGCACCCTCATCCCCAGCGCCGGCGGCGAGTACGCCATGGTCTCGACGATGGCCGGACGCCTCGCGGGCTGGCTGGTGTTCGTCCTCTCGCTGCTGGTCGTGATGATCGTCCCGCCGGTCATCGCGATGGGCACGGCCGACTACCTCGCCCCCCTCGTCCACCTCGGCCCGTCCTGGACCGGTGCCTCGGTCATGCTCCTCGCGACCCTGGCCGGCCTGCTCGACCTGCGCGCCAACGCCTGGATCACCGGCGTCTTCCTGGTGCTGGAGGTCATCGCGGCGGCCGTGGTGGCGGTCCTGGGCTTCAGCCACACGGAACGCGGCCCGGGCAGCCTGGTCTCGATGGAGGTGGCGGGCCCGAGCGGCGCCCCGGACACCGTCACGGCCCTCCTGGTGGTCTCCGGCCTCGCCATCGCCCTCTTCGTCACCCAGGGCTTCTCCACCGCGGTCTACCTCTCCGAGGAACTCGAGAACCCGCGCCGCTCGGTCGCCCGTACGGTCCTCGCCACCCTCGCCATCTCCACCGTGATCATCCTGGTCCCGGTCGCCGCCATCACCCTGGGCGCCCCCGACCTCGCCGCCCTGACCGGCGGCAACATCTCCGCCATGGTCACCGCCTGGTCCAACTCGGCCGTCGGCACGTTCGTCAGCCTCTGTGTGGCCCTCGCGATCATCAACGCCGGGATCGTCATGGTCATCCAGAACTCCCGCGTCCTGTTCGCCTCGGCCCGCGACAAGGCCTGGCCGGAGCCGGTCAGCGCCCTCTTCTCCCGCCTCGGCCGCTTCGGCTCCCCCTGGGTCTCCACGCTCGCCGTGGGCGTTCCCGGCGCGGCCCTGTGCTTCGTGAACCTGGAGACCCTCTACGGCGTCACGGGCGTCTCGGTGACGGGCATGTACCTGCTCGTCGCGACCGCCGCGCTGCTCTCCCGCCGGGGACACCACAAGCACACCCAGGCCTGGCGCATGCCCCTGTGGCCGGCGGCGCCTCTCCTCCTGATCGTGGTCCTGCTCTACATCCTGAGCCGGCAGGACCCGACGTACCTCCTCTGGACCGGCGGCATCACGGCGGCGGCGACCCTGTACTGGGCCCTGTACCTCCGCCCGCGCA
Protein-coding regions in this window:
- the iolC gene encoding 5-dehydro-2-deoxygluconokinase gives rise to the protein MAYDLITMGRIGVDLYPLQTGVPLPQVTSFGKFLGGSASNVAVAAARLGRRTAVITRTGDDPFGTYLHEALRGFGVDDRWVTPVPGLPTPVTFCEVFPPDDFPLYFYRQPKAPDLEIDAHELDLDAIRGARVFWVTGTGLSEEPSRTATLAALAHRAKAGTTVFDLDWRPMFWNDPDAARPFYTEALRHSTVAVGNLDEVEVATGVREPHAAARALLDAGVELAVVKQGPKGVLAVNSAGESAEVPPLPVNVLNGLGAGDAFGGSLVHGLLAGRDLETVMRHANAAGAIVASRLECSSAMPTPDEIEAAVTAGAVQ
- a CDS encoding Cgl0159 family (beta/alpha)8-fold protein; this translates as MTVDVSELVRLRSHRPEAIAEAAARRPRRPLLNGDGRLMIVAADHPARGALGVGGRPLAMANRADLLERLCLALSRPGVDGVLATADILDDLLLLGALDGKVVLGSMNRGGLQGARFELDDRFTGHRPEDIERLGFDAGKLLLRIDYDDPGSLTTLESTARAVDAMAARRLPVFVEPFISHRDERGRLRNDLSAEAVTKSIAIASGLGGSSAYTWLKVPVTDNPDDMAEVMAASTLPAVLLGGEVGDDQDGAYEKWRGALRLPTVRGLVVGRSLLYPADGDVAAAVDTAVGLL
- the iolD gene encoding 3D-(3,5/4)-trihydroxycyclohexane-1,2-dione acylhydrolase (decyclizing), with product MTSTTRLTVAQALVRFLSVQYTERDGVRQRLIGATWGIFGHGNVAGIGQALLEHAERMPYHQGRNEQAMVHAAVGYARQSNRLSTHAVTTSIGPGATNLVTGAALATINHLPVLLLPGDIFATRPADPVLQQLEVPYAGDVSVNDCLRPVSRYFDRITRPEALIPSALNAMRVLTDPVETGAVTLALPQDVQAEAYDWPEEFFTERVWTVRRPGADPAELAEAVRIIRSAKRPLVIAGGGVHHSRAEEALAEFAGTTGIPVASTQAGKGSLRHDHPQDVGGVGHTGTATADELARTADLVIGVGTRYTDFTTASGTLFSNPDVRFLNLNIAPYDGHKLAGQPLVADARSGLQELTGALRLHAYRVAGTYATEYTEDKERWEQRVDACYEVDEPDTRPTQPQVLGALDEIADASDILINAAGSLPGDLHKLWRTRSPDQYHLEYGYSCMGYEIPAAIGVKLAAPDRPVWALVGDGTYLMMPTEIVTAVQEGVAIKVLIIQNHGYASIGGLSESVGGERFGTAYRYPSEDGSYTGRPLPVDLAANAASLGMRVLRAKTVRDLREALAEARAADTPTCVYVETQTADTVSGAPPAQAWWDVPVAETATRPSAVKARELYERHVSTRRRHL
- the mmsA gene encoding CoA-acylating methylmalonate-semialdehyde dehydrogenase, translated to MTKIVNHWIGGKTVEGASGTYGPVTDPATGEVTTKVAFASVDEVDAAVAAAKEAYLTWGQSSLAQRTSILFAFRALLDANRDAIAELITAEHGKVHSDALGEVARGLEIVDLACGISVQLKGELSTQVASRVDVASIRQPLGVVAGITPFNFPAMVPMWMFPIAIACGNTFVLKPSEKDPSASLKIAELLSEAGLPDGVFNVVHGDKVAVDRLLEHPDVKAVSFVGSTPIARYIHTTASANGKRVQALGGAKNHMLVLPDADLDAAADAAVSAAYGSAGERCMAISAVVAVGSIGDELVEKIRERAEKIKIGPGNDPASEMGPLITKVHRDKVASYVEGAAAEGCEVVLDGTGHTVDGFENGHWIGISLLDRVPTSAKAYQDEIFGPVLTVLRTETYEEALDLINASPFGNGTAIFTRDGGAARRFQLEVEAGMVGVNVPIPVPVGYHSFGGWKDSLFGDHHIYGNDGTHFYTRGKVVTTRWPDPADAPAGVDLGFPRNH
- a CDS encoding APC family permease, with translation MTDTLRPVETTVAEAPDSHPGKLKRSIGVVGGTLLTLSCVTPASTLFVVVPDLFGSLGTATALTIAVGSLLCVAVAFCYSELGTLIPSAGGEYAMVSTMAGRLAGWLVFVLSLLVVMIVPPVIAMGTADYLAPLVHLGPSWTGASVMLLATLAGLLDLRANAWITGVFLVLEVIAAAVVAVLGFSHTERGPGSLVSMEVAGPSGAPDTVTALLVVSGLAIALFVTQGFSTAVYLSEELENPRRSVARTVLATLAISTVIILVPVAAITLGAPDLAALTGGNISAMVTAWSNSAVGTFVSLCVALAIINAGIVMVIQNSRVLFASARDKAWPEPVSALFSRLGRFGSPWVSTLAVGVPGAALCFVNLETLYGVTGVSVTGMYLLVATAALLSRRGHHKHTQAWRMPLWPAAPLLLIVVLLYILSRQDPTYLLWTGGITAAATLYWALYLRPRRETRWLVSVPEA